The sequence TCACTGTCACAGAATCGTAGATATGTAGGGCTGCaggggacctcgagaagtcatcaagtccagccccctgcactgtgacaggaccaagtaaacctagaccatccctgacaggtgtttgtcaaacttgtttttaaacactccagtgatggggactccatgacctgccttggaagcctatttcagagcttaactacccttatagttagaaagtttttcctaatatctaacctaaatctcccttgctgcagattaagcccattacttcttctcgTACCGCctgtgggcatggagaacaattgatcaccatcctctttataacagctcttaacatttgaaggctgttatcaggttgccactcagtcttcttttctcaaaactataCGAGCCCAGTTTTTTcaccctttcctcataggtcaggttttctaaacctttgataatttttgttgctctcctcgggactctttcctatttttccacatccttccgaAATTGTGGTGCCCAgtactggacacagaactccagctgggACCTCACCAGTGGAAAGTAcagcgggacaattacctcctgtgtcttacatacaacactcctgttaatacatcccagaatcatattagccttttttgcagctgcatcacattgatgactcatattcactttgtggtccactataacccccagctTCTTCTCAGTGGTACTATTGCCTAGAcagttagtccccattttgtagtcaTGCATTTGACTTTTTCTTCTTAAGTGAAGTACatttcacttgtctttattgaatttcatcagtgCAGTGAGGGTCCTGCAGAGGGTCCCTCCACTGCAGTCTTGATCCCCCTGCCTTCCATTCTCCATTaaggtcctttctggccttaaattctgtgaCCTATGCTCCCCTGCATCCTTCCCTCCATTCCACCTCAATATTTCCCTTCTTCCATTTCCTATTCCTGTGCTCCTTAACTCACCCCTCTATGCCCCCCCATTACCCCATCCCCAACTATGGAGTTCACAGAATGTTTACCCCTTCGCCCTGATCACTCTGCTTGTTTGTTATtatcccctccccttctgcccacatctgtcttttctatttagattgtaagcagtTTGAGTTGGGGACTGtctttactctgtgtttgtacagcacccagcccaAGGGGCTCCAACCCCGGTGGAATACAAGTAATCAATAGTAATGTAACTAGGGAACTGAGAGATTATCTAAACAGACCTGGAAGAATCCAATGACGGCCACCTCAGCAGCACTGATGAAGACTGTTGTGGCTGCAATATCTCTCAAAAGCACAGGTTTCTTTGTGTCTCCAGTGACGTCTGGAGGGAGCACGAGGACGAAATGTCAGAATCATATCAGGCATGGAGAGCAGCCCAGAGCTAAGAACCCACCcgcccacccacacacacacacacacacacaccccactacCATACACGCGCGCACTTTGTGCATGCTGATCTCGGCAGATCTCTCCCCCCTCTGGATACTGACAAACCTCTGTGAGGGGACTTACATCTCACATCCCTTCATCCACTGTACACGCTGACCCCAGTGGCTCTCTCACCCACCCCATTCGTTTTCTGGCCTGACCACAGGGTCACTTTCTTACCATGGGGCGCAGGGCTCTCCTCAGCACATCCTGATGGGCAGCCCCAggtgaggagggaaaaaaagagacacCACAAGGCAGAGGTCGCCATTATCCTGATGTCTCCTCTCCTTGCCATGGGCTCTGCTTTGGACTCTGCCTGGAAAGGTGACACGTCAGTGGTTTCTTGGTCAGGCGTCGTTCTCCCAACAGTGTGGGAActaagcacctggcactggtaaAACCTTCAACTTTGGAGATAAAAGTCTGGCAGAAAGATAGGGTCCCAGTGCCTCACTGTTCTGCACAGGTTACGGGGCTGATGCCGAACAATCTGACCCTGACACCTCTGCACTGAGACCAACTGGAGAGCAGtgacccctgctgctcccacagaGACATTTCCATGCTATGCACTCTGGAGGGGCAAGGCTGGTGAGAGTACCCCATGCTGGCaccagggagcagctccagatgcccctttcctttcttctgagCCCTGGGCACTCCTCCCCAgtcctctgcaccccaacccaatGAGACTACCCCCTGCTTGTACCAGAGAAGctatttcccttctctgtgcaCTAAGTCCCGGAGGGTCTCGTCCTCCCACTGCACCATGGCCAATCAGACAGTCTGGCCTCAGCATGGACCACTCCCGGGACAGCTGATTGTATGGGTGGCACGAGAGACCATGTCTCTGCTATGGGAGATAAGGAGCAGATGCCTAAAAATGCCATGGAGGCCACATTATACCAGACTAGACACACAACATAGGAACACACAAATgctagactggatcagaccagtgggcCACCTAGTCTGGTATCTTCTCTAATAGTGGCCCACACAAGAGGCTTTGAAGGAAACTGTATAAGGGAGCTATGAAACAATTTGCCCACAGGAAAAATGTCTCCCTAAACGCCATTAGGGTGAGGCTGGTTTATGCGCTGAAGTATGAGGGTTATAGTCCTTATTAGACACTTGGGATTTTTTCAGTCCTTTCTCTAACCCTGGATACTGTTTAGCCACATACGATCTTGCAATACTCTGCATGTGTGAAAGGCGGAGTGAGGAGACATGTTCCACAAAAGACTGAGAGCCTCACtcagaagggaagaaagaaaCTGACTTTATTCTTGGGACACTGGTGTCTTTACAAGTCATGGCAGCTAATTGAGTCTCCTTGACTGCTTTTGTCTTCAAAGGCAGGACTATGATTTGGGCACCACACCAGGATAAGAAGACCATAATGGGAACAGCCATTTACAGTGAGCACAAGGCAGAAATAACACCGTGGAGGACCATTTAGGGGGGCAATTCGCCCTGCCATGAGAGTTGTAGAGCTGGCAAGATGATTGTGTTCCCTCAAAAAGGCACTTCAGAGACCTGATTTGGAGCAAAAGAGGGACCAGAAAGGAGAGGGATTCTTCCCAATTTAGCCCCTCATATGTCACGACAGCTCTAGGTGGGTTGTTTTCAATATAGCAGCGGGAAATGCAGAGGCTGTCCGTGGGCCTGTGCAAAGACCTGCTTTTAACAGAATCTCCTGTGGCAGGAAGGAACAAGGGTTAGGAGGGTTCTGGAACCCTTTTGTGGGGGGCAGCATGGTGTGCGGGTCCAGGGCGTGGCACTCCTGGTGACTAGTGCagcaggcaggggaaggagagagaaggcagCTTGAGTGAGCTCACTCTGTCCACTCCTTCTTAATGGACAGATTCCACTCCCAGGTGAGATGGTCATGCTTGTCATCATCAGTGAAGAAGGACTTGTTACGATAGGTGCCCCGAGCCAGCATGCCCTTGGGTGTTTCCTCAATAGGTGTCAGGAATTCGTACTCCTCCGGCCGTGGCCCATAGCTGCCAACCATGAACGTAGCTTTATCCACTAGGAGTAAACAATCCACAAGGGAAAAGTCCATGAGGAGGGAAGTAAACAAGGAGAGGAAAAGCTGGGTTCCCGAGTACGGATCACACAGGAACTGAGGCAGGCATGAGCGGGagagggcagaggcagggggcaGACAGACTCACTGAATGAAATGATGCGAGATTTTTTTGCAGAGTCTATATATAGAATCTATGTGTGGAATGAGGATCTCCCTCGGGATAGCCTGAGAAGGGCTGTGTGTGTACAAAAGGAAGAGGGCTCTTTATACGGTTAGAAGCTCTGTGGGGTAGCACAGAACAGGCTGTTTTTGCCTGTGTCTGTTTGAAGGCTCTGTATGGAATGGGAAATTCTGAGAGGGTGGCTTGGGCAGgatctgtatataatggaaacctgTGTGATGAGTGGTGTACACATGGCTGCCTGTGTCAGGGGAAGGCTCAGTGTAGGATGAGAGCCTTTGGAAGGGGCTCTTTGATCTGAGGGATATCTCTATAGGCTGAGAGAATTTGTGTGCAGGGTTGGGAGTGCATGGGGGGGTTGGTGTgtttgggaggagagggggttcTCTCTTACTCACCCTTCACCCCCGTCCGGTAGGTGTGCTGCACATATTTCAGTCCGGACACAATGTCCCTATTTACCTGCAAGAGGAAGTGATCAGAGATGAGTCTAATGAGGAGGGTCTCAGTGCAATctctcctgctctcctccccTCAACCACACACAGACATTCCTGTACCAGCTCCCCCCGCCACTACTCTCCTCCTTCCCTGTGCTGGACAGGGCGGGACAGGCCTCAGGGCCCAACATGGAGCAGACATTGCTGAGGGAAGCCCTGGCAGTTCTCAGTAGCCAGAGATGAGTTTTCACACAACCTGGATACTTCTGTTTCTCTAATGTGCATCAGAGTTCTTCCTCTCCTTGCCCAAGCCCCCAAGGTGGTTTGGTGGGGCGAGTTAACCAGTCTCTCAGGAGGCTCTGCAGAGACGATTGGGGGAAGGCTGAATGCAGGAAAAGCACAAGGTTCACAGCTGAGCATTCCCATGTTAAACCCCAGAACCAGCTGACTGGAGTCATGCATTCTGCACAAAGAGATGGGGAAAGTCTAGGGTAAGACTAACTGAGCTCACTCCCTCACCtcaagggctgcaggggactgGGATCACTGAAGGGGTGGGAAGCTCATTCCCAGGATATGAAGGGAGATGGTTCAACTAGTTAGTtagctagtgtagacacagccccagTAATCTCAATATTCTCCAGGAGAGTCACAGCCTGGCTGCATCCCCTGCTTCTCCCAGTCTGGACACAGTGCCTCACTGAAGCATTATTAAATCCGAAAACAACACAACATGCTCCTTCACATCCCAGGGTTCAGTTTGCTGTGCCTACAGTGATCCCAATCCtggccagccctgggagccaggGAGAGAGTTAAGATAACTAGTCTGGCCATAGCCTTATCCCATCAGCAAGGGTGGGAAATTTAAGGAAACATTTCCTAGCAAAAAGAAGACTGGGGTGTAACTCTTGGGGTGTCATTATCTCTAGGCCTGTGTGCAGTAGAGCTGCATGGAAATGGTGGAAAATTTGTCCACATTAACATTTTCACTTTTTCAGTTCAGGAGGTTGAACATCTCTCAAATTTTGCTTTTCTGCAAAATGCAGctacttttttaacaaaaacTTGTAAAGATGAACGTGTCTGCTTTGCATGCCACCTTGCTCTTTGAACGcaccccattttcaaaaggaagcAGGTGGAAATGGCATGAAACGCTGTTGAAATTTTTGGCAATGTGAAGCCATTTGGGAGGGCATAACACAATGCAGAAAATCTCAGATTCTGTGTATTTTGTCTTGTGCTGCAACTATTTTACCCACCTCTAGGTGTTTGGGAAGCCCAGCAACTCTCAGCAGATCAGCTTCACAGGGCTTCATTGGAAGCTTTTTTTTCCAGCTTTGGTTTGTATGGAATCAAATTTTGCTTTGAGTCCCAAAAACTGAAAGCAAAACTCAGTCATGGCTACTGAGTTTCACATAATGACATGTATGAACCATTTCCAAGCATGAATTTTGACTGGTTTCCATGCAACCTCCAGTTCACCACCTTAGTTTCATCAGGTTCACACAACAGGCTTACAAAGGTTAGCAAATCTTTAGGTGCATGTGGTCCAAGGTGATTTGTAACAATACCCCAAATCACTGGAGTTTTACATGGTTCAGAGCATCATTTCCAACATTTTGCTCAGCTCTGGTTATCTGTGATGACTGGCTGGTGACTGGAGCGTGCACTGAGCAACCTATGGGAAGGGACCAGAGAGAAAGTGACTCACTTTGAAGTGGATCTTAACTCTATATTCAACTCCTTCCTTTAGTACAAATGTCTCTTTCTTCAGTGCCGCAACATCCCCTGTAGAGAGAGAATCAGACAGATAGATAGTACTGCCACAAAGAGAAGAAACCAGACTCTTCCAGGGAATGGATGTGCCCTTTCATCGGTTTTTCCTATAGCGcacctgggaaatgtgcatgcaGGTGTGTGTATATGCAAGCTTCTTTATGAATGTGCATACATACAGGTGCGTGCATATCCAAGTGTGTACGCAGGTATATGCATGCATAGACATGTGCTCCTCTTCATACACAAAAATAGAGCAtgcttgtgtatatatattcatgtgcacacttgtgtgtgtgtgtgtgtgtgcacatgcattcacaagaggcatgtgtgtgtgtgcgcagatACACAAATGAGAGGCACACACGTGTGTGCAGATGTGTTTTGCCCTCCTGTTACTCCAGTGAACCAGGTGCGTAGCATGGCCCTCTATGCACCACATGTTAGCTGTTTCGCTCATGTGGAGTCCCTGGTTCTAGTGAGAGGGAGTGGAGGCGGGGAGTGTCTCGGCTGGAAACTCAGATGGGCTGCACAGTGTGTGAAGATAAATGGCTTTGCAATGCTGTGCATGCGTGCATGCTGGGGATTTCAGTTGAACAGGAAGTATCAATGCCTTGCCAGTCCTGACTTCCTCTCTCTGATAAGAAGCCCATATAAGGTGAAGCATGACTCTCTCACCATGTCCCCTGAAGCCGGAAGTGCAAGGTTGCTTGATACTCCAGTTTCAAAATGGCCTGTTACTCTAACATGTACCTATATCTTGTGCTGTTAGGAGCTAGCTGGGCAGAAACCAGAGCACACGCCTTTCCCTTTGTACAAAGAACTATAAGACCTGCAATTCTTAGAGATTTCCAAGATCTTCTGCAAAGGAGTTGAAGATGGAGACCACAGACATATGTCTTTATTACTTCTAACCTTCTTTTTACTGTAATTGTACTTTAAATAAGAAACTAGGCCCGAGATCTCCATAGGGAATATTCCCCTAGGGTTTACCTCACTTTCCACAGCACCAACTTCAAATGGGAAACAGGGCTCTGGAATTATCCTTAGACTTGAAATTTGGGCTGGACCTCTGATCATTCCCATATGTGACAAAGAAAGAAGTCTTCACCTACCCGTAAGGTCCATGGTGATTGATCCTGGAGCAGTATCACATACCAGGGTGAGCCGTGTGACTACCACGTTGGGAGCTGTTGGGTCTGTAGGATTGGAAAGAGGAGGCCAATTGGCTTGCAAAATCaaagtggagggagggagaggaattaaggAATCCAGGGTCCCTTCCTCATCTCCCTGTCTAAAGAACGCTCTGTTATCTAACATGGAATAATGACTGGGTCCTCTTAGGAAGACAGAACAATGCACCTTGCCCAATGGGAACCATTCCATAAGCCACATCCCACTACCCCTCTAGAAGAGACTGTCAGGAACATACCTTCCACCACATGACGCTGCCCCAGAAAGAACTAACCCGGGCATAGCTGCCACCTTGGGTCCGTCCAGGCAGGATTCCCCCTTATGCACATACCTGAGACCACAAAGCTCTTTCTCAGTAGGAACTCTCTCAGGCATGCATTCATGCCTCCACAAGCCTTCGCCCCATCCCAGACATCCCTAGCCACAGACCTGACACTATAGACCCTATCTCCAATTGAGTCCACCCACCCCAGTCAGGCACATATCTGGTAGCTTGCTCCCATACCCCAGCAAGAGCAATGCATATATGTACTGTACCCTCCCCATTGGGGACAACCTCAATCCTTCCCCACAATGCATTCCACCATTGTGTCCTCCCACAACCAGGATTGGACACACACTGTATTTCTCTGTGAGCCTTTTCCATCAGAGATCCATACCTGCCACCACAGGCCCATCTCCCAGCAGGGATTTCTTGTACTTAGCGAGGCTTTCATCATCCTTgtccagctcctgcagctcctgaagcgatttctggggtgggggcttgTAGTTGATTTTGCCAtccacatcctcctcctcttcctcttcctctacaTGTAGGTCTGGGGTTTTC is a genomic window of Lepidochelys kempii isolate rLepKem1 chromosome 1, rLepKem1.hap2, whole genome shotgun sequence containing:
- the ARHGDIB gene encoding rho GDP-dissociation inhibitor 2 gives rise to the protein MTEKTPDLHVEEEEEEEDVDGKINYKPPPQKSLQELQELDKDDESLAKYKKSLLGDGPVVADPTAPNVVVTRLTLVCDTAPGSITMDLTGDVAALKKETFVLKEGVEYRVKIHFKVNRDIVSGLKYVQHTYRTGVKVDKATFMVGSYGPRPEEYEFLTPIEETPKGMLARGTYRNKSFFTDDDKHDHLTWEWNLSIKKEWTE